A window of Candidatus Dormiibacterota bacterium genomic DNA:
CGCGACCAGGGCACCTGCTCGGGATAGGGTGTAGACGGCGTAGGGCCGCCGGATCACGGGCTGGGCGACGTTGCGCACCGGGCAGCCTGCGCGCGTCCGGCCCTCCTCGGTGCCGTGGTGCGCGTGCCCGTGCACGGCGAAGTGCGCACCGCCGGCGTCGACGGCGGCACCGAGCAGGTGCACA
This region includes:
- a CDS encoding metallophosphoesterase; translation: VHLLGAAVDAGGAHFAVHGHAHHGTEEGRTRAGCPVRNVAQPVIRRPYAVYTLSRAGALVAPSG